In a single window of the Nodularia spumigena CCY9414 genome:
- a CDS encoding Npun_R2479 family HD domain-containing metalloprotein has protein sequence MFNATEILIDAFVKEIREGYRRTYGCLKHDYQDIIAWAGNMALENIANSDALYHNVEHSVLVTLVGQEILRGKHIREGGVSSEDWLHFIISLLCHDIGYVKGVCREDKETIGLYATGQDGNMISLHPGASDAALTPYHVDRAKLFIDERFGGDTLIDAEAIKLNIELTRFPVPVAEDHQDTTSYAGLVRAADLIGQLSDPRYLRKITSLFYEFEETGMNQVLAYKTPADLRKNYAKFYWNGVYPYIKDGLRYLSLTQQGKQIMANLYSNVFVVEHEKIQEELYLVEQPHS, from the coding sequence ATGTTCAATGCCACTGAAATTTTAATTGATGCCTTTGTGAAGGAAATTCGTGAGGGCTACCGGCGCACATACGGCTGCTTAAAACATGATTATCAAGATATAATTGCTTGGGCTGGTAATATGGCCTTAGAAAATATTGCCAATAGCGATGCCCTATATCACAATGTGGAACACTCTGTTTTAGTTACTCTTGTGGGACAGGAAATTTTACGGGGTAAACACATCAGAGAAGGTGGTGTCTCTAGTGAAGACTGGCTGCATTTTATCATATCTTTGCTGTGTCATGATATAGGCTATGTTAAAGGAGTTTGCCGAGAAGACAAAGAAACCATAGGTTTATATGCCACAGGTCAAGATGGAAACATGATTTCTCTACATCCTGGGGCTTCTGATGCGGCTCTGACACCCTATCATGTTGATAGAGCTAAACTTTTTATTGATGAGCGTTTTGGTGGTGACACCTTAATTGATGCTGAAGCCATTAAACTAAATATTGAGTTAACTCGGTTTCCTGTACCTGTAGCCGAGGATCATCAAGATACCACTAGCTATGCGGGTTTAGTCCGTGCGGCTGATTTAATTGGACAATTAAGTGATCCCCGTTATTTAAGAAAAATTACTTCTTTATTCTACGAATTTGAAGAAACTGGAATGAATCAAGTTTTGGCGTACAAAACACCTGCCGATTTACGCAAAAACTACGCTAAGTTTTACTGGAATGGCGTTTATCCTTATATTAAAGATGGATTGCGTTATTTGTCTTTGACTCAACAAGGTAAGCAAATAATGGCTAATCTCTACTCGAATGTTTTTGTTGTAGAACACGAAAAGATCCAAGAAGAATTATATTTAGTGGAACAACCACATAGTTAA
- a CDS encoding ABC transporter permease, protein MNWWQRLQKNPLARFGAIVLLIFYIAVIAADFVAPYDPIASQPNGSLLPPTQIYWFSQSEPGKFIGPHVYPTTQGDTDLQTGDRKLIVDLEKPTPLRLFVSGTEYRLLQLKLPLPPNWKEVTIFPGIPLDWHLFGTTGEAYINILGTDDQGRDQFSRLVHGGRISMFIGIIGVLITFPLGLIIGGISGYFGGWTDSVIMRFAEVLMTFPGIYLLVTLGSVLPPGLTSTQRFLLIVVITSIISWAGLARVIRGQVLSIKEREFVQAARAMGGKPIYIIIRHILPQTATYVIISATLAVPGFIGAEAVLSLIGLGIQQPDPSWGNMLSLASNASIVVLQPWLIWPPAVLIILTVLSFNLLGDGLRDALDPRSLGR, encoded by the coding sequence ATGAATTGGTGGCAAAGACTTCAGAAAAATCCCTTGGCGCGATTTGGGGCAATTGTGCTGTTAATCTTCTATATAGCGGTAATTGCTGCCGATTTCGTGGCTCCTTATGATCCTATTGCATCACAGCCAAATGGTTCTCTGTTACCACCAACTCAAATTTATTGGTTTTCTCAATCAGAACCAGGGAAGTTTATTGGACCTCATGTATATCCTACCACCCAGGGAGATACTGATTTACAAACAGGCGATCGCAAACTGATTGTAGACTTGGAAAAGCCCACACCTCTACGTTTATTTGTCTCCGGCACTGAGTATCGACTATTACAGTTAAAGTTGCCATTACCGCCCAACTGGAAGGAAGTGACTATTTTCCCTGGTATTCCTTTAGATTGGCATTTATTTGGCACAACAGGTGAAGCCTATATTAATATTTTAGGTACTGACGACCAAGGGCGCGACCAATTCAGCCGTCTGGTGCATGGTGGTCGCATTAGTATGTTTATTGGCATTATCGGGGTGTTAATTACCTTTCCCCTGGGTTTAATCATTGGGGGAATTTCTGGCTATTTCGGCGGTTGGACTGATAGCGTAATTATGCGTTTTGCCGAAGTGCTAATGACATTCCCCGGAATTTATCTATTAGTTACTTTGGGTTCAGTCTTACCACCAGGCTTAACCAGTACCCAACGCTTTTTACTAATTGTCGTCATTACTTCCATAATTAGTTGGGCGGGGTTAGCGCGGGTAATTCGGGGACAGGTGCTATCGATAAAAGAGCGAGAATTTGTCCAAGCAGCCAGAGCAATGGGTGGTAAACCAATTTACATTATAATTCGTCATATTTTGCCGCAAACTGCCACCTATGTGATTATTTCCGCAACATTGGCTGTTCCCGGTTTTATTGGTGCGGAAGCTGTTTTAAGTCTCATTGGTTTGGGAATTCAACAACCTGATCCTTCTTGGGGAAATATGCTTTCTTTAGCTAGCAATGCTTCTATTGTAGTGCTGCAACCTTGGTTAATTTGGCCGCCTGCTGTGTTAATTATCCTGACTGTGCTGTCTTTTAATTTACTCGGTGACGGGCTGAGAGATGCTCTCGACCCCCGTAGTTTGGGAAGATAG
- the chlP gene encoding geranylgeranyl reductase produces MTLRVAVVGSGPAGSSAAETLAKAGIETYLFERKLDNAKPCGGAIPLCMVDEFDLPPEIIDRRVRKMKMISPSNREVNINIVKEDEYIGMCRREVLDGFLRDRAAKLGANLINATVHKLDIPTNNTSPYTIHYVDHTEGGSQGITKTLKVDLIIGADGANSRIAKEMDAGDYNYAIAFQERIRLPQDKMDYYNDLAEMYVGNDVSTDFYAWVFPKYDHVAVGTGTMQVNKASIKQLQAGIRARASEKLAGGKIIKVEAHPIPEHPRPRRVVGRIALVGDAAGYVTKSSGEGIYFAAKSGRMCAETIVEMSNSGATIPTEKDLKVYLKRWDKKYGLTYKVLDILQTVFYRSDATREAFVEMCDDLDVQKLTFDSYLYKTVVPANPFTQLKITAKTLGSLIRGNALAP; encoded by the coding sequence TTGACACTACGGGTTGCTGTTGTTGGGTCAGGCCCTGCTGGTTCATCTGCTGCGGAAACGCTAGCGAAAGCAGGAATTGAAACTTACTTGTTTGAGCGGAAGCTAGATAATGCCAAGCCCTGCGGGGGTGCTATTCCCCTGTGTATGGTGGATGAATTTGACCTACCACCAGAAATTATTGACCGCCGTGTGCGGAAGATGAAAATGATTTCACCTTCCAATCGTGAGGTTAATATCAATATAGTAAAAGAAGACGAATATATAGGAATGTGCCGCCGGGAAGTGCTAGATGGTTTCCTGCGTGACCGAGCGGCAAAATTAGGGGCAAATTTAATTAACGCCACTGTTCATAAACTTGATATACCCACAAATAACACTAGCCCTTATACAATTCACTACGTTGACCATACAGAAGGTGGTTCACAGGGGATTACTAAAACCCTAAAAGTAGATTTAATTATTGGGGCGGATGGGGCTAATTCCCGCATTGCTAAAGAAATGGATGCTGGGGATTATAACTATGCGATCGCCTTCCAAGAGCGAATTCGCTTACCCCAGGATAAAATGGACTACTATAACGACTTAGCCGAAATGTATGTCGGTAATGACGTTTCCACAGACTTCTACGCCTGGGTTTTCCCCAAATACGACCACGTAGCCGTCGGTACTGGCACAATGCAAGTCAATAAAGCCAGCATCAAACAGTTACAAGCAGGTATCCGCGCCCGTGCTTCCGAAAAGTTAGCCGGCGGTAAAATTATCAAAGTCGAAGCTCACCCCATCCCTGAACATCCCCGTCCCCGTCGTGTAGTCGGTCGGATAGCTTTAGTAGGAGATGCGGCTGGTTATGTTACCAAGTCCTCTGGTGAAGGTATTTACTTTGCAGCTAAGTCTGGGCGGATGTGTGCTGAAACCATTGTGGAAATGTCTAACAGTGGTGCAACTATTCCCACAGAAAAAGACCTCAAGGTTTACTTGAAGCGCTGGGATAAGAAATACGGACTCACCTACAAAGTGCTTGACATTTTGCAAACAGTGTTCTACCGTTCCGACGCTACCCGCGAAGCCTTTGTAGAAATGTGCGATGACCTGGATGTGCAGAAGCTGACATTTGATAGCTATCTGTATAAAACAGTTGTCCCCGCCAACCCCTTCACCCAACTCAAAATTACTGCCAAAACTCTTGGTAGTCTGATTCGCGGTAACGCTTTAGCTCCTTAG
- a CDS encoding sulfate/molybdate ABC transporter ATP-binding protein: MGIVVENVSKNFGNFQAVDQVNLEIKSGSLVALLGPSGSGKSTLLRLIAGLEMPDSGKILLTGKDATYQSVQERNIGFVFQHYALFKHLNVRQNIGFGLEIRKAPAKKIKGRVDQLLELVQLSGLGDRYPSQLSGGQRQRVALARALAVEPNVLLLDEPFGALDAKVRKDLRAWLRRLHDEVHVTTVFVTHDQEEAMEVSDEVVVMNKGRVEQVGTPAEIYDNPATAFVMSFIGPVNVLTNTSKIFQSSGFDSSHSQVFLRPQDVLIERQPNGTTAPATVTRLIHLGWEIQIELTLDDGQVVAAHLTRDRFNELQLEPQERVYVKPKDARSFPLYYSI, translated from the coding sequence GTGGGCATAGTAGTTGAGAATGTATCTAAAAATTTCGGGAATTTTCAAGCCGTTGATCAGGTGAATCTGGAAATCAAAAGTGGTTCGCTGGTGGCTTTATTGGGGCCATCTGGATCTGGTAAATCCACTTTGCTGCGGTTAATTGCGGGCTTGGAAATGCCAGATAGCGGTAAAATCTTGCTGACTGGTAAGGATGCTACATATCAAAGTGTCCAAGAGCGAAATATTGGATTTGTATTTCAGCACTATGCCTTGTTTAAGCATCTGAATGTCCGACAGAATATTGGTTTTGGTTTAGAAATTCGCAAAGCACCGGCGAAAAAGATTAAGGGAAGGGTAGATCAGCTGCTAGAATTGGTGCAATTGAGTGGATTAGGCGATCGCTATCCATCACAACTTTCTGGTGGTCAAAGACAACGGGTAGCATTAGCTAGGGCGCTGGCTGTAGAACCGAACGTATTATTGCTAGATGAACCATTTGGCGCACTTGATGCCAAAGTCCGTAAAGATTTGCGGGCATGGTTACGCCGCCTCCATGATGAAGTTCATGTTACCACTGTTTTCGTCACCCACGATCAAGAAGAAGCGATGGAAGTTTCCGATGAAGTTGTGGTGATGAATAAAGGGCGTGTCGAACAGGTGGGAACACCAGCCGAAATTTACGATAATCCCGCGACGGCATTTGTCATGAGCTTCATTGGTCCGGTAAATGTTTTAACCAACACCTCAAAGATTTTCCAGAGCAGTGGCTTTGATTCGTCCCATAGCCAAGTATTTTTACGTCCCCAAGATGTGCTAATTGAAAGACAGCCTAATGGTACTACTGCACCAGCTACAGTCACGCGGTTGATACATTTGGGTTGGGAAATTCAGATAGAATTAACTTTGGATGATGGGCAAGTAGTAGCAGCGCATTTAACACGCGATCGCTTTAACGAATTACAATTAGAACCACAGGAACGGGTGTATGTGAAGCCCAAGGATGCGAGGTCTTTTCCCCTGTATTATTCCATTTGA